In a single window of the Rhodamnia argentea isolate NSW1041297 chromosome 2, ASM2092103v1, whole genome shotgun sequence genome:
- the LOC115739636 gene encoding isoamylase 3, chloroplastic isoform X3, whose protein sequence is MGTSLYSQQLLKMHRPPLCDSDSAFATNFAPLASSSCSGIGASRGLEMGLKLSKSVSGGSGGSLSRKTREGAHRGKAKVYGRQAQERVLEEEAPEVSEIQRPFRVFPGQAFPLGVSEVDNGINFAIFSQNATAVTLCLSLPQSGKASRVDQELIELALDPHNNKTGDIWHIFIEGVPRSNVLYGYRMDGPRGFNEGHRFDHNIVLIDPYAKLIEGRRFYGDTSHKLSKFLGTYDFDSLPFDWGEDYKLPNIPEKDLVIYEMSVRAFTIDDSSGLDSDIRGSYLGVIEKIPHLLELGVNAVELLPVFEFDEFEFQRRRNPRDHMINTWGYSTINFFSPMSRYASAGGGPVNASQEFKEMVKALHGAGIEVILDVVYNHTNEVDDKNPYTTSFRGIDNKVYYMLDSNGRLLNFSGCGNTLNCNHPVVMELILDSLRHWVTEYHVDGFRFDLASVLCRGTNGSPINAPPLIRAIAKDAILSRCKIIAEPWDCGGLYLVGKFPNWDRWAEWNGKYRDDIRRFIKGDPGMKGSFATRLAGSADLYRINKRKPYHSVNFIIAHDGFTLYDLVSYNFKHNDANGEGGNDGSNDNFSWNCGFEGETDDVKVKALRSRQMKNFHLALMVSQGVPMMLMGDEYVHSRYGNNNSYGHDTALNHFLWTQLDERRTSQFRFFSEMIKFRQRHPLFRHEDFLSKQTDVTWHEDNWDNQESKFLAFTLHNKNGGDIYIAFNAHDFFVKVAIPPPPTNRCWFRVVSSHFLCD, encoded by the exons ATGGGAACTTCTCTTTATTCGCAGCAGCTACTGAAAATGCATCGCCCACCTCTTTGCGATTCTGATTCTGCTTTTGCTACCAATTTTGCTCCTTTGGCTTCGTCTTCTTGTTCGGGCATTGGAGCTTCTCGCGGGCTTGAAATGGG ATTGAAACTGAGTAAAAGCGTATCCGGGGGCAGCGGGGGAAGTCTTTCCAGAAAG ACAAGGGAAGGTGCACACCGAGGAAAGGCTAAAGTTTATGGGCGTCAGGCTCAAGAACGCGTGCTCGAG GAAGAAGCCCCAGAAGTATCAGAGATCCAAAGACCATTCAGAGTTTTTCCAGGCCAGGCATTTCCATTAGGGGTATCAGAAGTCGATAATGGAATCAACTTTGCTATATTTTCGCAGAATGCAACTGCAGTAACACTTTGCTTATCACTTCCCCAGAG TGGGAAGGCTAGCAGAGTGGATCAGGAACTTATTGAGCTAGCTTTGGATCCTCACAACAACAAAACCGGAGATATTTGGCATATATTCATTGAG GGTGTGCCTCGGAGCAATGTCCTTTATGGTTATCGCATGGATGGTCCACGAGGTTTTAATGAAGGACATCGATTTGACCACAATATTGTGCTTATAGATCCTTATGCCAAACTCATAGAAGGTCGTCGGTTTTACGGAGATACCAGCCATAAGCTGTCAAAATTTCTTGGAACTTATGACTTTGATAGTTTGCCTTTCGATTGGGGAGAGGACTACAAGCTTCCTAATATACCTGAG AAAGATCTTGTTATATATGAAATGAGTGTTCGTGCATTTACAATTGACGACTCCAGTGGGCTAGATTCTGATATACGTGGAAGCTATCTTGGAGTTATTGAAAAG ATACCCCATCTTTTGGAGCTTGGAGTAAATGCAGTGGAATTGTTGCCCGTTTTTGAGTTCGACGAGTTTGAGTTTCAAAGGCGAAGAAATCCGAGAGATCACATG ATTAATACTTGGGGATACTCTACCATAAATTTCTTCTCTCCCATGAGTCGCTATGCTAGCGCTGGTGGAGGACCTGTTAATGCTTCCCAAGAGTTCAAGGAAATGGTCAAAGCTTTGCATGGTGCCGGCATTGAG GTCATTCTGGATGTTGTGTACAATCACACTAATGAGGTTGATGATAAGAATCCTTATACAACTTCTTTTCGTGGAATTGATAATAAG GTTTATTACATGTTGGATTCAAACGGCCGTTTGCTGAACTTCTCTGGCTGTG GAAACACGTTAAACTGCAATCATCCTGTGGTCATGGAACTGATTCTTGATAGCCTAAGGCATTG GGTTACCGAGTATCATGTGGATGGATTCCGATTTGATCTTGCTAGTGTCCTTTGTCGAGGAACAAATGGTTCTCCCATTAATGCACCTCCACTAATTAGG GCGATTGCAAAAGATGCTATATTATCAAGGTGTAAAATTATTGCTGAACCATGGGATTGTGGAGGCCTTTATCTTGTCGGGAAGTTCCCAAACTGGGACAg atgGGCTGAATGGAATGGAAAGTATCGTGATGATATAAGACGATTTATCAAG GGTGACCCTGGTATGAAGGGGAGTTTTGCCACTCGACTTGCTGGATCTGCTGACCTATATAGA ATCAATAAGCGCAAGCCCTATCATAGTGTCAATTTTATCATTGCACATGATGGATTTACACTGTATGATCTCGTATCATACAACTTTAAG CACAATGATGCTAATGGGGAAGGTGGAAATGATGGAAGCAATGATAATTTCAGTTGGAACTGTGGTTTCGAAG GAGAAACTGATGATGTGAAGGTCAAGGCCTTGCGCTCCAGACAAATGAAAAACTTCCATTTGGCCCTTATGGTTTCTCAG GGAGTCCCAATGATGCTAATGGGAGATGAATATGTGCATTCGCGCTATGGAAATAACAACAGCTATGGTCATGATACTGCTCTTAACCACTTTCTGTGGACACAG TTGGATGAGAGAAGGACAAGTCAATTCAGATTCTTCTCGGAGATGATAAAATTCCGGCAAAGGCATCCTCTGTTTCGTCATGAAGATTTTCTTAGCAAA CAGACTGATGTGACGTGGCACGAGGACAATTGGGACAATCAGGAAAGCAAGTTTCTTGCGTTCAC GCTTCACAATAAAAATGGAGGAGACATCTATATAGCCTTTAATGCTCATGACTTTTTCGTCAAAGTTGCAATACCGCCTCCACCGACGAATAGGTGCTGGTTTCGTGTGGTGAGTTCTCATTTTCTC TGTGACTAA
- the LOC115739636 gene encoding isoamylase 3, chloroplastic isoform X1, giving the protein MGTSLYSQQLLKMHRPPLCDSDSAFATNFAPLASSSCSGIGASRGLEMGLKLSKSVSGGSGGSLSRKTREGAHRGKAKVYGRQAQERVLEEEAPEVSEIQRPFRVFPGQAFPLGVSEVDNGINFAIFSQNATAVTLCLSLPQSGKASRVDQELIELALDPHNNKTGDIWHIFIEGVPRSNVLYGYRMDGPRGFNEGHRFDHNIVLIDPYAKLIEGRRFYGDTSHKLSKFLGTYDFDSLPFDWGEDYKLPNIPEKDLVIYEMSVRAFTIDDSSGLDSDIRGSYLGVIEKIPHLLELGVNAVELLPVFEFDEFEFQRRRNPRDHMINTWGYSTINFFSPMSRYASAGGGPVNASQEFKEMVKALHGAGIEVILDVVYNHTNEVDDKNPYTTSFRGIDNKVYYMLDSNGRLLNFSGCGNTLNCNHPVVMELILDSLRHWVTEYHVDGFRFDLASVLCRGTNGSPINAPPLIRAIAKDAILSRCKIIAEPWDCGGLYLVGKFPNWDRWAEWNGKYRDDIRRFIKGDPGMKGSFATRLAGSADLYRINKRKPYHSVNFIIAHDGFTLYDLVSYNFKHNDANGEGGNDGSNDNFSWNCGFEGETDDVKVKALRSRQMKNFHLALMVSQGVPMMLMGDEYVHSRYGNNNSYGHDTALNHFLWTQLDERRTSQFRFFSEMIKFRQRHPLFRHEDFLSKQTDVTWHEDNWDNQESKFLAFTLHNKNGGDIYIAFNAHDFFVKVAIPPPPTNRCWFRVADTNLESPDDFVSKGVPGLGTKYNIAPYSSILFEAKL; this is encoded by the exons ATGGGAACTTCTCTTTATTCGCAGCAGCTACTGAAAATGCATCGCCCACCTCTTTGCGATTCTGATTCTGCTTTTGCTACCAATTTTGCTCCTTTGGCTTCGTCTTCTTGTTCGGGCATTGGAGCTTCTCGCGGGCTTGAAATGGG ATTGAAACTGAGTAAAAGCGTATCCGGGGGCAGCGGGGGAAGTCTTTCCAGAAAG ACAAGGGAAGGTGCACACCGAGGAAAGGCTAAAGTTTATGGGCGTCAGGCTCAAGAACGCGTGCTCGAG GAAGAAGCCCCAGAAGTATCAGAGATCCAAAGACCATTCAGAGTTTTTCCAGGCCAGGCATTTCCATTAGGGGTATCAGAAGTCGATAATGGAATCAACTTTGCTATATTTTCGCAGAATGCAACTGCAGTAACACTTTGCTTATCACTTCCCCAGAG TGGGAAGGCTAGCAGAGTGGATCAGGAACTTATTGAGCTAGCTTTGGATCCTCACAACAACAAAACCGGAGATATTTGGCATATATTCATTGAG GGTGTGCCTCGGAGCAATGTCCTTTATGGTTATCGCATGGATGGTCCACGAGGTTTTAATGAAGGACATCGATTTGACCACAATATTGTGCTTATAGATCCTTATGCCAAACTCATAGAAGGTCGTCGGTTTTACGGAGATACCAGCCATAAGCTGTCAAAATTTCTTGGAACTTATGACTTTGATAGTTTGCCTTTCGATTGGGGAGAGGACTACAAGCTTCCTAATATACCTGAG AAAGATCTTGTTATATATGAAATGAGTGTTCGTGCATTTACAATTGACGACTCCAGTGGGCTAGATTCTGATATACGTGGAAGCTATCTTGGAGTTATTGAAAAG ATACCCCATCTTTTGGAGCTTGGAGTAAATGCAGTGGAATTGTTGCCCGTTTTTGAGTTCGACGAGTTTGAGTTTCAAAGGCGAAGAAATCCGAGAGATCACATG ATTAATACTTGGGGATACTCTACCATAAATTTCTTCTCTCCCATGAGTCGCTATGCTAGCGCTGGTGGAGGACCTGTTAATGCTTCCCAAGAGTTCAAGGAAATGGTCAAAGCTTTGCATGGTGCCGGCATTGAG GTCATTCTGGATGTTGTGTACAATCACACTAATGAGGTTGATGATAAGAATCCTTATACAACTTCTTTTCGTGGAATTGATAATAAG GTTTATTACATGTTGGATTCAAACGGCCGTTTGCTGAACTTCTCTGGCTGTG GAAACACGTTAAACTGCAATCATCCTGTGGTCATGGAACTGATTCTTGATAGCCTAAGGCATTG GGTTACCGAGTATCATGTGGATGGATTCCGATTTGATCTTGCTAGTGTCCTTTGTCGAGGAACAAATGGTTCTCCCATTAATGCACCTCCACTAATTAGG GCGATTGCAAAAGATGCTATATTATCAAGGTGTAAAATTATTGCTGAACCATGGGATTGTGGAGGCCTTTATCTTGTCGGGAAGTTCCCAAACTGGGACAg atgGGCTGAATGGAATGGAAAGTATCGTGATGATATAAGACGATTTATCAAG GGTGACCCTGGTATGAAGGGGAGTTTTGCCACTCGACTTGCTGGATCTGCTGACCTATATAGA ATCAATAAGCGCAAGCCCTATCATAGTGTCAATTTTATCATTGCACATGATGGATTTACACTGTATGATCTCGTATCATACAACTTTAAG CACAATGATGCTAATGGGGAAGGTGGAAATGATGGAAGCAATGATAATTTCAGTTGGAACTGTGGTTTCGAAG GAGAAACTGATGATGTGAAGGTCAAGGCCTTGCGCTCCAGACAAATGAAAAACTTCCATTTGGCCCTTATGGTTTCTCAG GGAGTCCCAATGATGCTAATGGGAGATGAATATGTGCATTCGCGCTATGGAAATAACAACAGCTATGGTCATGATACTGCTCTTAACCACTTTCTGTGGACACAG TTGGATGAGAGAAGGACAAGTCAATTCAGATTCTTCTCGGAGATGATAAAATTCCGGCAAAGGCATCCTCTGTTTCGTCATGAAGATTTTCTTAGCAAA CAGACTGATGTGACGTGGCACGAGGACAATTGGGACAATCAGGAAAGCAAGTTTCTTGCGTTCAC GCTTCACAATAAAAATGGAGGAGACATCTATATAGCCTTTAATGCTCATGACTTTTTCGTCAAAGTTGCAATACCGCCTCCACCGACGAATAGGTGCTGGTTTCGTGTG GCGGACACGAACCTCGAATCGCCCGATGACTTTGTCTCCAAAGGCGTCCCGGGCTTAGGAACCAAATACAATATTGCTCCGTATTCATCTATTCTATTTGAAGCGAAGCTGTGA
- the LOC115739636 gene encoding isoamylase 3, chloroplastic isoform X2 produces MGTSLYSQQLLKMHRPPLCDSDSAFATNFAPLASSSCSGIGASRGLEMGLKLSKSVSGGSGGSLSRKTREGAHRGKAKVYGRQAQERVLEEEAPEVSEIQRPFRVFPGQAFPLGVSEVDNGINFAIFSQNATAVTLCLSLPQSGKASRVDQELIELALDPHNNKTGDIWHIFIEGVPRSNVLYGYRMDGPRGFNEGHRFDHNIVLIDPYAKLIEGRRFYGDTSHKLSKFLGTYDFDSLPFDWGEDYKLPNIPEKDLVIYEMSVRAFTIDDSSGLDSDIRGSYLGVIEKIPHLLELGVNAVELLPVFEFDEFEFQRRRNPRDHMINTWGYSTINFFSPMSRYASAGGGPVNASQEFKEMVKALHGAGIEVILDVVYNHTNEVDDKNPYTTSFRGIDNKVYYMLDSNGRLLNFSGCGNTLNCNHPVVMELILDSLRHWVTEYHVDGFRFDLASVLCRGTNGSPINAPPLIRAIAKDAILSRCKIIAEPWDCGGLYLVGKFPNWDRWAEWNGKYRDDIRRFIKGDPGMKGSFATRLAGSADLYRINKRKPYHSVNFIIAHDGFTLYDLVSYNFKHNDANGEGGNDGSNDNFSWNCGFEGETDDVKVKALRSRQMKNFHLALMVSQGVPMMLMGDEYVHSRYGNNNSYGHDTALNHFLWTQLDERRTSQFRFFSEMIKFRQRHPLFRHEDFLSKTDVTWHEDNWDNQESKFLAFTLHNKNGGDIYIAFNAHDFFVKVAIPPPPTNRCWFRVADTNLESPDDFVSKGVPGLGTKYNIAPYSSILFEAKL; encoded by the exons ATGGGAACTTCTCTTTATTCGCAGCAGCTACTGAAAATGCATCGCCCACCTCTTTGCGATTCTGATTCTGCTTTTGCTACCAATTTTGCTCCTTTGGCTTCGTCTTCTTGTTCGGGCATTGGAGCTTCTCGCGGGCTTGAAATGGG ATTGAAACTGAGTAAAAGCGTATCCGGGGGCAGCGGGGGAAGTCTTTCCAGAAAG ACAAGGGAAGGTGCACACCGAGGAAAGGCTAAAGTTTATGGGCGTCAGGCTCAAGAACGCGTGCTCGAG GAAGAAGCCCCAGAAGTATCAGAGATCCAAAGACCATTCAGAGTTTTTCCAGGCCAGGCATTTCCATTAGGGGTATCAGAAGTCGATAATGGAATCAACTTTGCTATATTTTCGCAGAATGCAACTGCAGTAACACTTTGCTTATCACTTCCCCAGAG TGGGAAGGCTAGCAGAGTGGATCAGGAACTTATTGAGCTAGCTTTGGATCCTCACAACAACAAAACCGGAGATATTTGGCATATATTCATTGAG GGTGTGCCTCGGAGCAATGTCCTTTATGGTTATCGCATGGATGGTCCACGAGGTTTTAATGAAGGACATCGATTTGACCACAATATTGTGCTTATAGATCCTTATGCCAAACTCATAGAAGGTCGTCGGTTTTACGGAGATACCAGCCATAAGCTGTCAAAATTTCTTGGAACTTATGACTTTGATAGTTTGCCTTTCGATTGGGGAGAGGACTACAAGCTTCCTAATATACCTGAG AAAGATCTTGTTATATATGAAATGAGTGTTCGTGCATTTACAATTGACGACTCCAGTGGGCTAGATTCTGATATACGTGGAAGCTATCTTGGAGTTATTGAAAAG ATACCCCATCTTTTGGAGCTTGGAGTAAATGCAGTGGAATTGTTGCCCGTTTTTGAGTTCGACGAGTTTGAGTTTCAAAGGCGAAGAAATCCGAGAGATCACATG ATTAATACTTGGGGATACTCTACCATAAATTTCTTCTCTCCCATGAGTCGCTATGCTAGCGCTGGTGGAGGACCTGTTAATGCTTCCCAAGAGTTCAAGGAAATGGTCAAAGCTTTGCATGGTGCCGGCATTGAG GTCATTCTGGATGTTGTGTACAATCACACTAATGAGGTTGATGATAAGAATCCTTATACAACTTCTTTTCGTGGAATTGATAATAAG GTTTATTACATGTTGGATTCAAACGGCCGTTTGCTGAACTTCTCTGGCTGTG GAAACACGTTAAACTGCAATCATCCTGTGGTCATGGAACTGATTCTTGATAGCCTAAGGCATTG GGTTACCGAGTATCATGTGGATGGATTCCGATTTGATCTTGCTAGTGTCCTTTGTCGAGGAACAAATGGTTCTCCCATTAATGCACCTCCACTAATTAGG GCGATTGCAAAAGATGCTATATTATCAAGGTGTAAAATTATTGCTGAACCATGGGATTGTGGAGGCCTTTATCTTGTCGGGAAGTTCCCAAACTGGGACAg atgGGCTGAATGGAATGGAAAGTATCGTGATGATATAAGACGATTTATCAAG GGTGACCCTGGTATGAAGGGGAGTTTTGCCACTCGACTTGCTGGATCTGCTGACCTATATAGA ATCAATAAGCGCAAGCCCTATCATAGTGTCAATTTTATCATTGCACATGATGGATTTACACTGTATGATCTCGTATCATACAACTTTAAG CACAATGATGCTAATGGGGAAGGTGGAAATGATGGAAGCAATGATAATTTCAGTTGGAACTGTGGTTTCGAAG GAGAAACTGATGATGTGAAGGTCAAGGCCTTGCGCTCCAGACAAATGAAAAACTTCCATTTGGCCCTTATGGTTTCTCAG GGAGTCCCAATGATGCTAATGGGAGATGAATATGTGCATTCGCGCTATGGAAATAACAACAGCTATGGTCATGATACTGCTCTTAACCACTTTCTGTGGACACAG TTGGATGAGAGAAGGACAAGTCAATTCAGATTCTTCTCGGAGATGATAAAATTCCGGCAAAGGCATCCTCTGTTTCGTCATGAAGATTTTCTTAGCAAA ACTGATGTGACGTGGCACGAGGACAATTGGGACAATCAGGAAAGCAAGTTTCTTGCGTTCAC GCTTCACAATAAAAATGGAGGAGACATCTATATAGCCTTTAATGCTCATGACTTTTTCGTCAAAGTTGCAATACCGCCTCCACCGACGAATAGGTGCTGGTTTCGTGTG GCGGACACGAACCTCGAATCGCCCGATGACTTTGTCTCCAAAGGCGTCCCGGGCTTAGGAACCAAATACAATATTGCTCCGTATTCATCTATTCTATTTGAAGCGAAGCTGTGA